The following are encoded in a window of Hyalangium minutum genomic DNA:
- a CDS encoding polyhydroxyalkanoic acid system family protein → MGTMKFEVPHSLPKDEAKKRVEQLLHYWGSKYGVKADWAGDGAKLNGKVMGINLDASFVITEKAVSGEGTDPGMLLRGQAKAYLQKKFAAVLDPSKSVADIKSTMDS, encoded by the coding sequence ATGGGCACGATGAAGTTCGAGGTCCCCCACAGCCTGCCGAAGGACGAGGCGAAGAAGCGCGTCGAGCAGCTGCTGCACTACTGGGGCAGCAAGTACGGCGTGAAGGCGGACTGGGCCGGCGATGGGGCGAAGCTCAACGGCAAGGTGATGGGCATCAACCTGGATGCCAGCTTCGTCATCACCGAGAAGGCCGTGTCGGGAGAGGGCACGGACCCCGGCATGCTGCTGCGAGGCCAGGCCAAGGCCTACCTGCAGAAGAAGTTCGCCGCGGTGCTCGATCCGAGCAAGAGCGTGGCCGACATCAAGAGCACGATGGACAGCTAG
- a CDS encoding protein-glutamate O-methyltransferase, whose translation MLNVSQKALQQLSALLLERAGLKITPDGFHSLRLALSTRMPAVGLTDPELYVQRLREVGGEQELRALLPLVTVGHTEFFRDPKQFRALERFILPQLLAKARREVRKVYIWSAGCATGEEPYSMAMVMAELGALPGEVDIWATDLNLAAVEAAKVGRFSVRRAGNMSAERLERFFRPMEEGLEIQPNIKEYIRFDGLNLAAPSFTDMVAPGSLDLILCRNVIIYFDLPTIRGLMDRFLQALRPGGLLFLGYSESLFKVYDRFEMIEVDGAFVYRRPLMEQKGSRMTLQPLSLTPAPVPTAGTTAAPLTTPAPIPSTGLPSKPRGMETPAPIAFSKTPSAGTDTLSPVKPAAVTHDPLTTIRERLAANAKLNPHPEMRNTPEPVRPARLTLEMPAVGSPEPRVLRATEVPGGAKRLPPAERLNQAVRKMMQSDFTTAIKDVEKLLVDEPGHLDGLLTLGNLYSLTGHIVEAREAFAQALAREPLCVEARVFGGVAALQAGQLAEARSEFSKALFLEPTLAIGHYLLAQVQERTQDRDGARRSYRNAIAQLRFPQRPLAGHYPDMPDSPEAIARVARYALTALEDEGH comes from the coding sequence TTGCTGAACGTGAGCCAGAAGGCCCTACAGCAGCTCTCCGCCCTTCTGTTGGAGCGGGCCGGACTGAAGATCACTCCGGATGGTTTCCACAGCCTCCGGCTGGCGCTGTCCACGCGCATGCCCGCCGTGGGCCTCACGGACCCTGAACTCTACGTGCAGCGGCTGCGGGAAGTGGGCGGCGAGCAGGAACTGCGCGCACTGCTGCCGCTGGTGACAGTGGGGCACACGGAGTTCTTCCGCGATCCCAAGCAGTTCCGCGCGCTGGAGCGCTTCATCCTCCCTCAGCTGCTGGCCAAGGCCCGGCGTGAGGTGCGCAAGGTCTACATCTGGTCCGCCGGGTGCGCTACGGGCGAGGAGCCCTACAGCATGGCCATGGTGATGGCGGAGCTGGGCGCGCTGCCCGGCGAGGTGGACATCTGGGCCACGGATCTGAACCTGGCCGCCGTGGAGGCCGCGAAGGTGGGGCGCTTCTCCGTGCGGCGCGCGGGCAACATGTCCGCAGAGCGGCTCGAGCGCTTCTTCCGGCCCATGGAGGAAGGGCTCGAGATCCAGCCGAACATCAAGGAGTACATCCGCTTCGACGGTCTGAACCTCGCGGCGCCGTCCTTCACGGACATGGTGGCGCCCGGCTCGCTGGATCTGATCCTCTGCCGCAACGTCATCATCTACTTCGATCTGCCCACCATCCGCGGGCTGATGGATCGGTTCCTCCAAGCGCTGCGCCCGGGCGGGCTGCTCTTCCTGGGGTACTCGGAGAGCCTCTTCAAGGTGTACGACCGCTTCGAGATGATCGAGGTGGATGGCGCGTTCGTCTACCGGCGGCCCCTGATGGAGCAGAAGGGCAGCCGGATGACGCTGCAGCCCCTGTCGCTGACGCCCGCGCCCGTGCCCACGGCTGGCACCACGGCCGCGCCGCTGACCACTCCCGCGCCCATTCCGAGCACCGGGCTCCCCTCGAAGCCCCGGGGGATGGAGACTCCGGCCCCCATCGCGTTCTCGAAGACCCCGTCGGCCGGTACGGACACGCTGAGCCCGGTGAAGCCCGCGGCGGTCACCCACGATCCGCTGACCACCATTCGCGAACGCCTGGCCGCCAACGCCAAGCTGAACCCTCACCCGGAGATGCGGAACACGCCCGAGCCGGTGCGGCCCGCGCGCCTCACGCTGGAGATGCCCGCGGTGGGCTCTCCCGAGCCCCGGGTGCTGCGCGCCACCGAAGTGCCTGGAGGCGCCAAGAGGCTGCCGCCCGCCGAGCGCCTGAATCAGGCCGTGCGGAAGATGATGCAGAGCGACTTCACCACCGCCATCAAGGACGTGGAGAAGCTGCTGGTGGATGAGCCGGGCCACCTGGACGGGCTGTTGACGCTGGGCAACCTGTACTCACTCACCGGCCACATCGTCGAGGCGCGCGAGGCCTTCGCGCAAGCGCTCGCCCGCGAGCCTCTGTGCGTGGAGGCCCGGGTCTTCGGAGGCGTGGCGGCGCTCCAGGCCGGGCAGTTGGCCGAGGCGCGCTCCGAGTTCAGCAAGGCCCTCTTCCTGGAGCCCACGCTGGCCATTGGCCACTACCTGCTGGCCCAGGTGCAGGAGCGCACCCAGGATCGCGATGGCGCCCGGCGCAGCTACCGCAACGCCATCGCGCAACTGCGCTTCCCCCAGCGGCCTCTGGCGGGCCACTACCCGGACATGCCGGACTCACCGGAGGCCATTGCCCGGGTGGCGCGCTACGCGCTGACAGCGCTGGAGGACGAAGGACACTAG
- a CDS encoding chemotaxis protein CheB — protein MSRTLFDSDALSSAGECGFSEALSTVREQIPDVLLIDLTSVDALDAIERIMAERPTPILALDPGMLSREEAFRALALGALDVAERPASPGPEYWHAMARRLTVLAQVRVVRHVQGKLKRLAAHEGPEVPFPLVAIAASLGGPKAISQILRMMPRNFPAPVAICQHISDGFTEGLAHWLSTETPLKVLEATHEQMMEKGAVYIAPSGGHLLVRPDGKLVLDTRPPVRGFRPSCDLLLSSAAESFGRRCIGVILTGMGRDGARGLKEIRDRGGRTIAQNAETCAVYGMPREAVQMGAAEEILPLDRIAPTLVDWVETC, from the coding sequence ATGTCGCGCACGCTCTTCGACAGCGACGCGCTGTCGAGCGCCGGCGAGTGCGGCTTCAGTGAGGCCCTGAGCACCGTCCGGGAGCAGATCCCGGACGTGCTGCTCATCGATCTCACGTCGGTGGACGCGCTGGACGCCATCGAGCGCATCATGGCGGAGCGGCCCACGCCCATCCTCGCACTGGATCCGGGCATGCTGTCGCGCGAGGAGGCCTTCCGGGCCCTGGCGCTCGGGGCGCTGGATGTGGCCGAGCGTCCCGCCTCGCCCGGCCCCGAGTACTGGCACGCCATGGCGCGCCGGCTGACGGTGCTGGCGCAGGTCCGCGTGGTGCGTCACGTCCAGGGCAAGCTCAAGCGGCTGGCCGCCCACGAGGGACCCGAGGTGCCGTTCCCGCTGGTGGCCATTGCCGCCTCGCTGGGCGGGCCCAAGGCGATCTCCCAGATCTTGCGGATGATGCCCCGGAACTTCCCGGCGCCGGTGGCGATCTGCCAGCACATCAGTGATGGCTTCACCGAGGGGTTGGCGCACTGGCTGTCCACGGAGACTCCACTGAAGGTGCTGGAGGCGACCCACGAGCAGATGATGGAGAAGGGGGCCGTGTACATCGCGCCGTCGGGGGGCCACCTGCTGGTGCGCCCGGATGGAAAGCTGGTACTGGACACCCGACCCCCGGTACGAGGCTTCCGGCCTTCGTGCGATCTGCTGCTATCCTCGGCGGCGGAGTCCTTCGGGCGCCGGTGCATCGGCGTCATCCTCACGGGCATGGGGCGCGATGGGGCGCGAGGTTTGAAAGAGATCCGCGATCGAGGGGGGAGGACCATCGCGCAGAACGCGGAGACGTGTGCTGTGTATGGGATGCCTCGCGAGGCGGTGCAGATGGGTGCCGCCGAGGAGATCCTTCCGCTGGACCGGATTGCGCCGACCCTCGTTGATTGGGTGGAGACTTGCTGA